The proteins below come from a single Rosa rugosa chromosome 2, drRosRugo1.1, whole genome shotgun sequence genomic window:
- the LOC133731242 gene encoding ABC transporter C family member 12-like: MGFKPIDWYCRPEANGVWAKAVSAFGSYTPCAMDSMVICISHLVIFSLCCYRIWMIKKNLKSRRFRLRSNYYNYLLGLLAGYSTAEPLLRLVMRLSLFNPSGFAPFEMTSSIIEALAWCSMLILIGLETKIYIREFRWYVRFGVLYVLVGYAMVLNLILGVTDSYSGSALYLYISTICCQVLFGILLLFYVPSLDPYPGYVVLQSESLDNAEYEALPGEDQICPERHVNIISRIYFGWMTPLMQLGYRKPITEADVWKLDTWDQTQTLIKRFQECWVEESQRSKPWLLRALHCSLGRRFWLGGFFKIGQDLSQLSSPILLNHLLQSMQRGDPAWIGYIYAFLIFIGVSFGVLPASQCYQNLQRVGFRLRSTLVAAIFRKSIRITHEGRKKFPTGKITNMISTDADALQQIARNLHGLWSAPFRIIVAMVLLYQQLGVASLIGSLMLVLAIPIQTTMFSKMRKLTKDGLQQTDKRVSLMNEILAAMDTVKCYSWETSFQQQVQNIRNDELSRFCKAQLLSALNSFILNSIPAVVTVTSFGAFTFLGGELTPARAFTSLSLLAVLRFPLEMLPNLLIQVVNANVSLQRLEELFLTEERILVPNPPLEPGLPAISIQDGYFSWDSKYCLPLIMPKYSCLAVTL; the protein is encoded by the exons ATGGGGTTTAAGCCAATAGACTGGTATTGTCGACCAGAAGCTAATGGGGTATGGGCCAAAGCAGTCAGTGCTTTTGGCTCATACACTCCCTGTGCAATGGACTCTATGGTCATCTGCATTTCTCATTTAGTTATTTTCAGCCTGTGCTGCTATCGAATATGGATGATCAAGAAGAATTTGAAATCCCGGAGGTTCAGGTTGAGGTCAAATTACTATAACTACTTGTTGGGTTTGTTGGCTGGTTACTCCACTGCTGAGCCTCTACTGAGGTTGGTGATGCGTTTATCACTTTTTAACCCGTCTGGCTTTGCTCCTTTTGAG ATGACTTCTTCAATCATTGAAGCTCTTGCTTGGTGCTCTATGCTAATATTGATTGGCTTGGAAACTAAGATATACATTCGGGAATTCCGATGGTACGTAAGGTTTGGAGTCCTTTATGTCTTGGTAGGATATGCCATGGTGCTAAATCTTATTCTTGGAGTGACAGATTCCTACAGTGG ATCTGCTCTGTACCTGTATATAAGCACTATCTGTTGCCAG GTGTTGTTTGGAATTCTACTTCTCTTCTATGTTCCCAGTTTGGATCCTTATCCTGGCTACGTTGTTTTGCAATCTGAGTCACTTGACAATGCTGAATATGAAGCACTACCAGGAGAAGATCAAATCTGCCCTGAACGGCATGTTAATATAATTTCCA GAATATATTTTGGATGGATGACTCCACTTATGCAGCTGGGCTACAGAAAACCCATCACTGAAGCAGATGTTTGGAAGTTGGACACATGGGATCAGACACAGACATTGATTAAAAG GTTTCAGGAATGTTGGGTTGAAGAATCTCAGAGGTCCAAGCCATGGCTTCTGAGAGCACTGCATTGTAGCCTTGGACGAAG GTTCTGGTTGGGAGGCTTTTTCAAG ATTGGCCAGGATCTGTCTCAGTTATCGAGTCCCATTCTATTAAATCATCTCTTGCAG TCAATGCAGCGAGGTGATCCAGCTTGGATTGGTTATATATATGCCTTCTTAATTTTCATTGGGGTG TCATTTGGTGTGCTCCCTGCATCGCAGTGTTACCAGAATCTTCAGCGAGTCGGCTTTCGGTTGAGATCAACTTTG GTAGCTGCTATATTCCGTAAATCTATAAGAATAACACATGAGGGCCGTAAGAAGTTCCCAACTGGGAAGATAACAAATATGATATCTACAGATGCTGATGCACTCCAG CAAATAGCCCGAAACCTTCACGGACTATGGTCTGCTCCTTTTCGTATCATTGTAGCTATGGTTCTTCTTTACCAACAATTAGGTGTTGCATCGCTTATTGGATCCTTGATGCTAGTTCTCGCAATCCCCATCCAG ACAACGATGTTCAGCAAAATGCGGAAACTGACAAAGGATGGACTGCAACAGACTGACAAGAGAGTTAGCCTCATGAATGAAATTTTAGCTGCCATGGACACTGTGAA ATGTTATTCCTGGGAGACAAGTTTCCAGCAGCAAGTTCAAAATATACGAAATGATGAGCTTTCAAGGTTCTGTAAAGCGCAATTACTATCTGCT TTGAACAGTTTTATACTCAACAGCATCCCAGCTGTTGTGACAGTAACTTCATTTGGGGCGTTCACTTTCCTTGGAGGCGAATTGACACCTGCAAGGGCATTTACATCGCTTTCTCTTCTTGCAGTGCTACGCTTCCCTTTAGAAATGCTGCCCAACTTATTAATTCAG GTTGTAAATGCAAATGTATCCTTACAGCGTTTGGAGGAACTATTTTTAACTGAGGAGAGAATTCTAGTACCCAACCCTCCTCTGGAACCTGGGCTTCCAGCAATCTCAATTCAAGATGGATACTTTTCATGGGATTCAAAG TATTGTCTACCTTTGATCATGCCCAAGTATTCATGTCTTGCAGTAAcgctttaa